Proteins encoded in a region of the Myxococcales bacterium genome:
- a CDS encoding sigma 54-interacting transcriptional regulator, which produces MPSLRLTAPGRPPTVYHLYKKITSIGSGPDNDVVLPDPLVGDTYASIHFDGQTYTITTMARKAEVIVNGKKRGKHKLSHDDKLVIGSCELRFALIDEAPPIEEEAAQTVADLDAYAKLFDFSEKLMQKRDLTELLDTLMDLVIEITNADKGFLILMEGDTLDVKIARNLRRENIADAVSQLSDSIVAKVVASRRPVIISDAMNDHEFAAAKSVMQLRLSSVICVPLLDRGRLLGIIYVGNDSIVNLFQEATMRVLTVFSAQASLIVSNALLLNELQVDNRKLAERLEAVRFGEIVGTSPPMQSVYRKVEKIAPTDISVLITGETGTGKELIAREIHTRSPRAGKPFITINCGAIPENLLESELFGHVKGAFTGAVANKLGKFQAAHRGTLFLDEVGEMPLELQVKLLRAIQERVVVRVGDTRSESVDIRILTATNRDLEKEIAGGRFREDLYYRLNVVNLQLPPLRARGEDVIVIARYLLSRYTREFDAKVKGFSPNATVAMRKHAWPGNIRELENRIKKAIVLAESTVIGPDDLGLSAENLPSILTLAEAKDKFQRDYINEVLAVNNGNRTKTARDLGVDPRTIFRHLEKEAGGDAFDEGALE; this is translated from the coding sequence ATGCCATCGCTCCGCCTCACCGCCCCCGGACGACCACCGACGGTCTACCACCTGTACAAGAAGATCACGTCGATCGGCTCGGGGCCCGACAACGACGTCGTGCTGCCGGACCCGCTGGTCGGCGACACCTACGCGTCGATCCACTTCGACGGTCAGACCTACACGATCACGACGATGGCGCGGAAGGCCGAGGTCATCGTCAACGGCAAGAAGCGCGGCAAGCACAAGCTGTCCCACGACGACAAGCTGGTGATCGGCAGCTGCGAGCTGCGGTTCGCGCTGATCGACGAGGCGCCGCCGATCGAGGAGGAGGCCGCCCAGACCGTCGCCGACCTCGACGCCTACGCCAAGCTGTTCGACTTCTCCGAGAAGCTGATGCAGAAGCGCGACCTGACCGAGCTGCTCGACACGCTCATGGATCTGGTCATCGAGATCACCAACGCCGACAAGGGCTTCCTGATCCTGATGGAGGGCGACACGCTCGACGTCAAGATCGCGCGCAACCTGCGGCGCGAGAACATCGCCGACGCGGTCAGCCAGCTCTCGGACTCGATCGTGGCCAAGGTCGTCGCCAGCCGGCGCCCGGTGATCATCTCCGACGCCATGAACGACCACGAGTTCGCGGCCGCCAAGAGCGTCATGCAGCTGCGCCTGTCGAGCGTGATCTGCGTGCCGCTGCTCGACCGCGGCCGGCTGCTCGGGATCATCTACGTCGGCAACGACTCGATCGTGAACCTGTTCCAGGAAGCGACGATGCGGGTGCTGACGGTGTTCTCGGCCCAGGCGTCGCTGATCGTCTCGAACGCGCTCCTGCTCAACGAGCTGCAGGTCGACAACCGCAAGCTGGCCGAGCGGCTCGAGGCGGTCCGGTTCGGCGAGATCGTCGGCACCAGCCCGCCGATGCAGTCGGTCTACCGCAAGGTCGAGAAGATCGCGCCGACCGACATCTCGGTGCTGATCACCGGCGAGACCGGCACCGGCAAGGAGCTGATCGCGCGCGAGATCCACACCCGCTCGCCGCGCGCCGGCAAGCCGTTCATCACGATCAACTGCGGCGCGATCCCCGAGAACCTGCTCGAGAGCGAGCTGTTCGGCCACGTCAAGGGCGCGTTCACCGGCGCGGTCGCCAACAAGCTGGGCAAGTTCCAGGCGGCGCACCGCGGCACGCTGTTCCTCGACGAGGTCGGCGAGATGCCGCTCGAGCTGCAGGTCAAGCTCCTGCGCGCGATCCAGGAGCGGGTCGTGGTCCGGGTCGGCGACACCCGCTCGGAGTCGGTCGACATCCGGATCCTGACCGCGACCAACCGCGACCTCGAGAAGGAGATCGCCGGCGGCCGGTTCCGCGAGGATCTCTACTACCGGCTCAACGTCGTCAACCTGCAGCTGCCGCCGCTGCGCGCCCGCGGCGAGGACGTCATCGTGATCGCGCGCTACCTGCTGTCGCGCTACACCCGCGAGTTCGACGCCAAGGTGAAGGGCTTCTCGCCCAACGCCACCGTGGCGATGCGCAAGCACGCCTGGCCCGGCAACATCCGCGAGCTCGAGAACCGCATCAAGAAGGCGATCGTGCTGGCGGAGTCGACGGTGATCGGCCCCGACGATCTGGGGCTGTCGGCCGAGAACCTGCCGTCGATCCTCACGCTGGCCGAGGCCAAGGACAAGTTCCAGCGCGACTACATCAACGAGGTGCTCGCCGTGAACAACGGCAACCGCACCAAGACCGCGCGCGATCTCGGCGTGGATCCGCGCACGATCTTCCGCCACCTCGAGAAGGAGGCCGGCGGCGACGCCTTCGACGAGGGCGCGCTCGAATGA
- the der gene encoding ribosome biogenesis GTPase Der, with amino-acid sequence MTATIALVGRPNVGKSTLFNRMVGGRPALVHDTPGLTRDRRYGEFEYFGAVVRVIDTGGLDPAAEGDVIGRGIHRQAWRAIDEADALVLVVDGAAGLAPLDAEVARVIRATGKPVVLAVNKIDSPKRDVEVADFYSLGLGEPFAVSSAHGRGFDRLLEQIVSVLGLTAPAPAVAAPAPDDDAVEGDDEVEDDEDDEDVLEDDEDAAEDEDAPAPARVTRRRRPHRADADAGPVRIALLGKPNAGKSSLCNRLLGEERSLVHHQPGTTTDPVDTPLSFAGHDYILVDTAGIRRKARVEADVEKLAVTMALGQIERADVVVLVIDAAVGPSEQDARLAGAAEEAGKALVIALNKSDLVRGSGAAEAVRAATADNFHFVTWAPTVMVSAERGDGVDRLMDAVAKVAAQHGRRITTSELNRFFAEVCETVPPPIWRGKSVRIYYLTQAAVAPPTFVLKVSAVGGVSPAYRRFLANQLRKRYGFKGTPIRVFTRAKDSRGDNDRA; translated from the coding sequence ATGACCGCCACCATCGCCCTGGTCGGCCGCCCCAACGTGGGCAAGTCGACCCTGTTCAACCGCATGGTCGGCGGCCGGCCCGCGCTGGTCCACGACACCCCGGGCCTGACCCGCGATCGTCGCTACGGCGAGTTCGAGTACTTCGGCGCGGTCGTGCGCGTGATCGACACCGGCGGGCTCGATCCCGCCGCCGAGGGCGACGTGATCGGCCGCGGCATCCACCGCCAGGCCTGGCGCGCGATCGACGAGGCCGACGCGCTGGTGCTCGTGGTCGACGGCGCCGCCGGCCTGGCCCCGCTCGACGCCGAGGTCGCCCGGGTCATCCGCGCCACCGGCAAGCCGGTCGTGCTCGCGGTCAACAAGATCGACTCGCCCAAGCGCGACGTCGAGGTCGCCGACTTCTACAGCCTCGGCCTGGGCGAGCCGTTCGCGGTCTCGTCGGCGCACGGCCGCGGCTTCGACCGCCTGCTCGAGCAGATCGTCAGCGTGCTGGGCCTGACGGCGCCGGCCCCGGCCGTCGCGGCGCCGGCCCCCGACGACGACGCGGTCGAGGGCGACGACGAGGTCGAGGACGACGAGGACGACGAGGACGTGCTCGAGGACGACGAGGACGCCGCCGAGGACGAGGACGCGCCCGCGCCGGCGCGGGTGACGCGCCGCCGTCGTCCCCACCGCGCCGACGCCGACGCCGGGCCGGTGCGGATCGCGCTCCTGGGCAAGCCCAACGCGGGCAAGTCGTCGCTGTGCAACCGGCTGCTCGGCGAGGAGCGCTCGCTGGTGCATCACCAGCCGGGCACGACGACCGATCCGGTCGACACGCCGCTGTCGTTCGCGGGCCACGACTACATCCTGGTCGACACCGCCGGCATCCGGCGCAAGGCCCGGGTCGAGGCCGACGTCGAGAAGCTCGCGGTCACGATGGCGCTCGGGCAGATCGAGCGCGCCGACGTGGTCGTGCTGGTGATCGACGCGGCGGTCGGGCCGAGCGAGCAGGACGCGCGCCTCGCCGGCGCGGCCGAGGAGGCCGGCAAGGCCCTGGTGATCGCGCTCAACAAGAGCGACCTCGTGCGCGGCAGCGGCGCGGCCGAGGCGGTGCGCGCCGCCACCGCCGACAACTTCCACTTCGTGACCTGGGCGCCGACGGTGATGGTCTCGGCCGAGCGCGGCGACGGCGTCGACCGGCTGATGGACGCGGTCGCCAAGGTCGCCGCCCAGCACGGCCGGCGGATCACGACCTCCGAGCTCAACCGGTTCTTCGCCGAGGTGTGCGAGACCGTGCCGCCGCCGATCTGGCGCGGCAAGTCGGTGCGGATCTACTACCTGACCCAGGCCGCGGTGGCGCCGCCGACGTTCGTGCTCAAGGTCAGCGCGGTGGGCGGCGTGTCGCCGGCGTACCGGCGCTTCCTCGCCAACCAGCTGCGCAAGCGCTACGGCTTCAAGGGCACGCCGATCCGGGTGTTCACGCGCGCCAAGGACAGCCGCGGCGACAACGATCGGGCGTAG
- the era gene encoding GTPase Era, with product MTAPATHLRAGSCAIVGLPNVGKSTLLNRLVGKRLVAVSPKPQTTRNRILGIHRGPDVEICFVDTPGIQHGKGALRRFMRDEALAAAADGDVTLLVIDASEGRAARPGRLAEPDAAELVATIAGSSLVVALNKVDRVHKPDLLPLIESWYAWGQGRATPIEVVPIAASTGDNVPRLVATIAARLPVGPAMFPTDMVTDRAEPFLAAELIREQLFRQLGKELPYSAAVVIERFEEHDRGDLSIGAYIAVERDSQKAIVIGRGGQRIKELGVAARLALGELFGCAVHLSLLVKIAPAWTTADAAIRRFGYRGES from the coding sequence ATGACCGCCCCTGCGACCCACCTCCGCGCTGGTAGCTGCGCGATCGTCGGGTTGCCGAACGTCGGCAAGTCGACGCTGCTCAACCGCCTGGTCGGCAAGCGCCTGGTCGCCGTGTCGCCCAAGCCGCAGACCACGCGCAACCGCATCCTCGGCATCCACCGCGGCCCCGACGTGGAGATCTGCTTCGTCGACACGCCCGGCATCCAGCACGGCAAGGGCGCGCTGCGCCGCTTCATGCGCGACGAGGCGCTGGCCGCCGCCGCCGACGGCGACGTCACGCTGCTGGTGATCGACGCCAGCGAGGGCCGCGCCGCCCGCCCCGGGCGCCTGGCCGAGCCCGACGCCGCCGAGCTGGTCGCGACGATCGCCGGCTCGAGCCTGGTGGTCGCGCTCAACAAGGTCGATCGGGTCCACAAGCCCGACCTGCTGCCGCTGATCGAGAGCTGGTACGCCTGGGGCCAGGGCCGCGCCACGCCGATCGAGGTGGTGCCGATCGCGGCCAGCACCGGCGACAACGTCCCGCGCCTGGTCGCGACGATCGCGGCGCGCCTGCCGGTCGGCCCGGCGATGTTCCCGACCGACATGGTCACCGATCGCGCCGAGCCGTTCCTCGCCGCCGAGCTGATCCGCGAGCAGCTGTTCCGACAGCTCGGCAAGGAGCTGCCGTACAGCGCCGCGGTGGTGATCGAGCGCTTCGAGGAGCACGATCGCGGCGACCTGTCGATCGGCGCCTACATCGCGGTCGAGCGCGACTCGCAGAAGGCGATCGTGATCGGCCGCGGCGGCCAGCGCATCAAGGAGCTGGGCGTCGCCGCCCGGCTCGCGCTGGGTGAGCTGTTCGGCTGCGCGGTGCACCTCAGCCTCCTGGTGAAGATCGCGCCGGCGTGGACCACCGCCGACGCCGCCATCCGGCGCTTCGGGTATCGGGGAGAGTCATGA
- a CDS encoding sigma 54-interacting transcriptional regulator, with amino-acid sequence MGRASVRYEFQADLGAGAQGRVVRVLDRQRHQTLALKAVAPGARANLVREFSRLAGLEHPTLPRVHDVGILDADLGPIAAGTAYYTADELVGRTLAQAAPLGPTELWAVAVDVAAALAMLHGTGLVHCDVAPANIVVTGVGAATRAVLIDLGLAGAAGLEGAARGTPQFLAPEALAGRVHPPGDLYGLGASLFFAARGVAPVAGDGAALIAAIVGAPRPRLSDAEAPGLADLIDELLALDPERRPPSALAVFARAHAARAALPATVAERPTPPAAVPRVIGGDAWPSLEPAIAAVAARCAQARAGVSAPPVLVHGPIGCAARAVVEHGLRRDQIAATLHGASTLVVTTAHLDDGAALAPAGADDQRGRALAERAIAAAVATTGAARVLDLTDDERAPAAIAALDGAAGPAAVFVVVEGDEPPSAPGPVITIRPCTRAELGAIATAACGGAVTDAWLDALVRASRGLPNLALTILAALGADGGDPRAGDPATPIAGLAAVVARAALAADEHAATVARVLALWRDRLELEELAAILEPHGLDLAAGAAALARLERLGALTRDGHALAAGVAEAVRAALPTAEAAALATTIVEAARARGLAPARWGAVLLALPLTPALAALEVELATAALARGAPRRALELAEAATDDDGDTGAEAALLAARAALVLGAYARARTALARAERAPALVRPARLVAARIAQRAGDLDQAEAILTELATTAPTDPARIGAHARLLVARGRYRDAVTTAAALEPVPATAAGALCAEARATAHLYLGELTDAEVHVATALAIGQATGDDAVRARALVVRGMIAQAGGGLLAATRLYRDAAAAARTGGDGHTAAVALQNHAAALAERGLHGAALPALAAAGAELVGLGRVAELAAVEANRAVSLLACGQLDAAHAAATSALERATAAGLPVPRFYATLVLGDVARRRRDDAGAAARYRAAWADAVAAALPDRAHAQRSLAEVAPDAAAAADALAAADALDHDDDDRDRTTVARGRVAIRGLAPAAPTLIDALTVAGERARRDGRQDRAWRALALAAELARRADAPGATARAQRARAWLDELVAATPDPWRAGLMTDPDAAYLSAPPRPAEATGPAPSTAAELARLRRLLGLARRLSADVELDRVLDEIIDAAVELTGGERAFVLLGEADGADGAPGELAVAAARGFVADALAPTAISRSIAQRAIATGEAVVTVDAGADDRFDGAASIAALRLRSVVAVPLFQRGHVIGCLYVDHRLRVSAFDDHAATTLTELAGIAAVAISTARFVAAARADARAIADLNARLAAEIAERDAELAVVRAAAPTRPRRPGLEAIVGDSPAIAAVLDLIERAAQVSLPVAIAGESGTGKELCARAVHDVGPRRERPFVAINCGAMPEALLESELFGHVRGAFTSAERDRKGLFEIADGGTLFLDEIADTSPAMQAKLLRVVSDGVVRRVGDERSHKVDVRLVTASRVPLAELVAAGRFRDDLRYRLDVIGIAMPPLRARPGDLPALVGRLLARIVGDRPPPKVGRDAARALARYAWPGNVRELENALARAVALGSDPITVDDLPEPLRAPTGPSLRAPADGDLALKPAVDALERAYVEAALTRVHGNQSAAARLLGLSRFGLQKKLRRLGLDARP; translated from the coding sequence ATGGGCCGGGCCAGCGTGCGGTACGAGTTCCAGGCGGATCTGGGCGCTGGCGCTCAAGGGAGGGTCGTCCGGGTGCTCGATCGCCAGCGTCACCAGACCCTGGCGCTCAAGGCCGTGGCACCAGGCGCCCGGGCCAACCTGGTTCGGGAGTTCAGCCGCCTGGCCGGGCTCGAACACCCGACCTTGCCACGGGTGCACGACGTCGGGATCCTCGACGCCGACCTGGGGCCGATCGCCGCGGGCACCGCGTACTACACCGCCGACGAGCTGGTCGGGCGCACGCTGGCCCAGGCGGCGCCGCTCGGGCCCACCGAGCTCTGGGCCGTGGCGGTGGACGTCGCCGCGGCGCTGGCGATGCTGCACGGTACCGGGCTCGTCCACTGCGACGTGGCCCCTGCCAACATCGTGGTCACCGGCGTCGGCGCCGCCACCCGCGCGGTGCTGATCGATCTGGGCCTCGCCGGCGCCGCGGGGCTCGAGGGCGCGGCCCGGGGCACGCCCCAGTTCCTGGCGCCCGAGGCCCTGGCCGGCCGCGTCCATCCCCCGGGCGATCTGTACGGGCTCGGCGCCAGCCTGTTCTTCGCGGCCCGCGGCGTCGCGCCGGTGGCCGGCGACGGGGCCGCGCTGATCGCCGCGATCGTCGGCGCGCCGCGCCCGCGCCTGTCCGACGCCGAGGCGCCGGGCCTGGCCGACCTCATCGACGAGCTGCTCGCGCTCGATCCCGAGCGGCGCCCGCCGTCGGCGCTGGCGGTGTTCGCGCGGGCCCACGCGGCCCGGGCGGCCTTGCCGGCGACGGTGGCCGAGCGCCCGACACCCCCGGCCGCGGTGCCGCGGGTGATCGGCGGGGACGCCTGGCCGTCGCTCGAGCCGGCGATCGCCGCGGTCGCCGCGCGCTGCGCGCAGGCGCGGGCCGGGGTGTCGGCGCCGCCGGTGCTGGTGCACGGGCCGATCGGCTGCGCCGCGCGCGCGGTGGTCGAGCACGGCCTGCGCCGCGATCAGATCGCCGCGACCCTGCACGGCGCGTCGACGCTGGTCGTGACCACCGCCCACCTCGACGACGGCGCGGCGCTGGCGCCGGCCGGCGCCGACGATCAGCGCGGCCGCGCGCTGGCCGAGCGCGCGATCGCGGCCGCGGTCGCGACCACCGGCGCGGCGCGGGTGCTCGATCTGACCGACGACGAGCGCGCGCCCGCGGCGATCGCCGCGCTCGACGGCGCCGCCGGCCCGGCCGCGGTGTTCGTCGTGGTCGAGGGCGACGAGCCGCCGAGCGCCCCCGGCCCGGTGATCACGATCCGCCCGTGCACCCGCGCCGAGCTGGGCGCGATCGCGACGGCCGCGTGCGGCGGCGCGGTCACCGACGCGTGGCTCGACGCGCTGGTCCGCGCCAGCCGCGGCCTGCCCAACCTCGCGCTGACGATCCTCGCGGCGCTCGGCGCCGACGGTGGCGATCCGCGCGCGGGCGACCCGGCCACGCCGATCGCGGGGCTGGCCGCGGTCGTGGCGCGCGCGGCGCTCGCGGCCGACGAGCACGCGGCGACCGTGGCGCGGGTGCTGGCGCTGTGGCGCGACCGGCTCGAGCTCGAGGAGCTGGCGGCGATCCTCGAGCCCCACGGCCTCGACCTCGCGGCCGGGGCGGCGGCGCTCGCGCGGCTCGAGCGCCTGGGCGCGCTCACCCGCGACGGCCACGCGCTGGCGGCCGGCGTCGCCGAGGCGGTGCGCGCCGCGCTGCCCACGGCCGAGGCCGCGGCGCTCGCGACGACGATCGTCGAGGCCGCGCGCGCGCGCGGGCTGGCGCCGGCCCGGTGGGGCGCGGTGCTCCTGGCGCTGCCGCTCACGCCCGCGCTGGCCGCGCTCGAGGTCGAGCTGGCGACGGCGGCGCTGGCGCGCGGCGCGCCGCGCCGAGCCCTCGAGCTGGCCGAGGCGGCGACCGACGACGACGGCGACACCGGCGCCGAGGCCGCGCTCCTCGCGGCGCGCGCGGCCCTGGTGCTGGGCGCCTACGCCCGCGCGCGCACCGCGCTGGCCCGGGCCGAGCGCGCGCCGGCGCTGGTGCGCCCGGCCCGGCTGGTGGCGGCCCGGATCGCCCAGCGCGCCGGCGATCTCGATCAGGCCGAGGCGATCCTGACCGAGCTGGCGACGACCGCGCCGACCGACCCGGCCCGCATCGGCGCCCACGCGCGGCTGCTGGTCGCGCGCGGCCGCTACCGCGACGCGGTCACGACCGCGGCTGCGCTCGAGCCGGTCCCGGCCACCGCCGCCGGCGCGCTGTGCGCCGAGGCCCGCGCCACCGCGCACCTGTACCTGGGCGAGCTGACCGACGCCGAGGTCCACGTCGCCACCGCCCTGGCGATCGGCCAGGCCACCGGCGACGACGCGGTGCGCGCCCGGGCGCTGGTCGTGCGCGGCATGATCGCGCAGGCCGGCGGCGGGCTGCTGGCCGCGACCCGGCTCTACCGCGACGCCGCCGCGGCCGCGCGCACCGGCGGCGACGGCCACACCGCGGCGGTGGCGCTGCAGAACCACGCCGCGGCGCTGGCCGAGCGCGGCCTGCACGGCGCGGCGCTGCCGGCGCTGGCCGCCGCGGGCGCCGAGCTGGTCGGCCTCGGGCGCGTGGCCGAGCTGGCGGCGGTCGAGGCCAACCGCGCGGTGTCGCTGCTCGCGTGCGGACAGCTCGACGCCGCCCACGCCGCCGCGACCAGCGCGCTCGAGCGCGCCACCGCCGCCGGGCTGCCGGTGCCGCGCTTCTACGCGACGCTGGTGCTCGGCGACGTCGCCCGGCGCCGCCGCGACGACGCCGGGGCCGCCGCGCGCTACCGCGCCGCCTGGGCCGACGCGGTCGCCGCCGCCCTGCCCGATCGCGCCCACGCCCAGCGCAGCCTGGCCGAGGTGGCGCCCGACGCGGCCGCCGCCGCCGACGCGCTCGCCGCCGCCGACGCGCTCGATCACGACGACGACGACCGCGATCGCACGACCGTCGCGCGCGGCCGCGTCGCGATCCGCGGCCTCGCGCCGGCCGCCCCGACGCTGATCGACGCGCTGACCGTCGCCGGCGAGCGGGCCCGGCGCGACGGTCGCCAGGATCGCGCCTGGCGCGCGCTGGCGCTGGCCGCCGAGCTGGCGCGCCGCGCCGACGCCCCCGGGGCCACCGCGCGCGCCCAGCGCGCCCGGGCCTGGCTCGACGAGCTCGTCGCCGCGACCCCCGACCCCTGGAGGGCAGGACTCATGACCGACCCCGACGCCGCCTACCTCAGCGCCCCGCCCCGCCCGGCCGAGGCGACCGGGCCCGCGCCCAGCACCGCCGCCGAGCTGGCCCGGCTGCGGCGCTTGCTCGGGCTGGCCCGCCGGCTGTCGGCCGACGTCGAGCTCGACCGGGTCCTCGACGAGATCATCGACGCCGCGGTCGAGCTGACCGGCGGCGAGCGCGCGTTCGTGCTGCTGGGCGAGGCCGACGGCGCCGACGGCGCCCCGGGCGAGCTGGCGGTCGCCGCGGCCCGCGGCTTCGTCGCCGACGCGCTGGCGCCCACCGCGATCAGCCGCTCGATCGCCCAGCGCGCGATCGCCACCGGCGAGGCGGTCGTGACCGTCGACGCCGGCGCCGACGATCGCTTCGACGGCGCCGCCTCGATCGCGGCCCTGCGCCTGCGCTCGGTGGTGGCGGTGCCGCTGTTCCAGCGCGGCCACGTCATCGGCTGCCTGTACGTCGATCACCGGCTGCGCGTCAGCGCCTTCGACGATCACGCCGCGACCACGCTGACCGAGCTGGCCGGGATCGCCGCGGTCGCGATCTCGACCGCGCGCTTCGTCGCCGCCGCCCGCGCCGACGCCCGCGCGATCGCCGACCTCAACGCCCGGCTGGCGGCCGAGATCGCCGAGCGCGACGCCGAGCTCGCGGTCGTGCGCGCGGCGGCGCCGACCCGCCCGCGCCGGCCCGGGCTCGAGGCCATCGTCGGCGACTCGCCCGCGATCGCCGCCGTGCTCGACCTGATCGAGCGCGCGGCCCAGGTGTCGCTGCCGGTGGCGATCGCCGGCGAGAGCGGCACCGGCAAGGAGCTGTGCGCGCGCGCGGTCCACGACGTCGGGCCGCGGCGCGAGCGCCCGTTCGTCGCGATCAACTGCGGCGCGATGCCCGAGGCCCTGCTCGAGTCGGAGCTGTTCGGCCACGTCCGCGGCGCGTTCACCAGCGCCGAGCGCGATCGCAAGGGCCTGTTCGAGATCGCCGACGGCGGCACGCTGTTCCTCGACGAGATCGCCGACACCAGCCCGGCGATGCAGGCCAAGCTCCTGCGGGTCGTCTCCGACGGCGTGGTCCGCCGGGTCGGCGACGAGCGCAGCCACAAGGTCGACGTCCGCCTGGTCACCGCGAGCCGGGTGCCGCTGGCCGAGCTGGTCGCGGCCGGCCGCTTCCGCGACGACCTGCGCTACCGCCTCGACGTGATCGGCATCGCGATGCCGCCGCTGCGCGCGCGCCCCGGCGATCTGCCGGCGCTGGTCGGTCGGCTGCTCGCGCGGATCGTCGGCGATCGCCCGCCGCCCAAGGTCGGCCGCGACGCCGCGCGGGCGCTGGCCCGGTACGCCTGGCCCGGCAACGTGCGCGAGCTCGAGAACGCGCTGGCCCGCGCGGTCGCGCTCGGCAGCGATCCGATCACCGTCGACGATCTGCCCGAGCCGCTGCGCGCGCCGACCGGCCCGTCGCTGCGGGCGCCGGCCGACGGCGACCTCGCGCTCAAGCCCGCGGTCGACGCGCTCGAGCGCGCGTACGTCGAGGCGGCGCTGACCCGGGTCCACGGCAACCAGAGCGCGGCCGCGCGGCTGCTGGGGCTGTCGCGGTTCGGCCTGCAGAAGAAGCTGCGCCGGCTCGGGCTCGACGCCCGACCCTGA
- a CDS encoding FMN-binding glutamate synthase family protein translates to MALWLWIVCALGGLLLVVAIYDLTQKRRAILRNFPIIGHFRYLFELVGPELRQYIVTGNDEERPFSRDQRRWVYASSKKENNYFGFGTDNDLEQASSYVIVRHAAFPLSAHVPATADLPCVKVLGGTRGRAKAFRPTSIVNVSAMSYGSLSGAAVTALNRGVALAGALQNTGEGGISDYHRAGGELIWQIGTGYFGCRAPDGTFSIERFRESIASAKVKAIELKLSQGAKPGMGGLLPGAKVTPEIARIRGVPVGQDVHSPAAHSSFRDVSSMLDFIERLADETGLPVGIKSAVGEMAFWHELARQMRQSGRAPDFITIDGGEGGTGAAPLVFSDHVALPWKLGFAAVYRALAEEGVHEDLVFIGSGRLGFPESALLALAMGCDLINVAREAMLAIGCIQAQRCHTGHCPTGIATQNRWLMRGLDPTLKSARLANYLVTLRKDLLQLAHACGQVHPALVPLDSLDVIDGLVRRSASEVFGYAPGWGLPPADERAAIAAVMTAAAA, encoded by the coding sequence ATGGCGCTCTGGCTGTGGATCGTGTGTGCCCTCGGCGGGCTCCTGCTCGTGGTCGCGATCTACGACCTGACCCAGAAGCGGCGCGCGATCCTGCGCAACTTCCCGATCATCGGCCACTTCCGCTACCTGTTCGAGCTGGTCGGCCCCGAGCTGCGCCAGTACATCGTGACCGGCAACGACGAGGAGCGCCCGTTCTCGCGCGATCAGCGGCGCTGGGTCTACGCGTCGTCGAAGAAGGAGAACAACTACTTCGGCTTCGGCACCGACAACGATCTCGAGCAGGCCTCGTCGTACGTGATCGTCCGCCACGCCGCGTTCCCGCTGTCGGCCCACGTGCCGGCCACCGCCGACCTGCCGTGCGTCAAGGTCCTCGGCGGCACGCGCGGCCGCGCCAAGGCGTTCCGGCCCACCTCGATCGTCAACGTCTCGGCGATGAGCTACGGCTCGCTGTCGGGCGCGGCGGTGACCGCGCTCAACCGCGGCGTGGCGCTGGCCGGCGCGCTCCAGAACACCGGCGAGGGCGGCATCTCCGACTACCACCGCGCGGGCGGCGAGCTGATCTGGCAGATCGGCACCGGCTACTTCGGCTGCCGCGCCCCCGACGGGACGTTCTCGATCGAGCGGTTCCGCGAGTCGATCGCCTCGGCCAAGGTCAAGGCCATCGAGCTCAAGCTGTCGCAGGGCGCCAAGCCCGGCATGGGCGGGCTGCTCCCCGGCGCCAAGGTCACGCCCGAGATCGCGCGCATCCGCGGCGTGCCGGTCGGCCAGGACGTCCACAGCCCGGCCGCGCACTCGTCGTTCCGCGACGTGTCGTCGATGCTCGACTTCATCGAGCGCCTCGCCGACGAGACCGGCCTGCCGGTCGGGATCAAGAGCGCCGTCGGCGAGATGGCGTTCTGGCACGAGCTGGCCCGGCAGATGCGCCAGAGCGGCCGCGCGCCCGACTTCATCACGATCGACGGCGGCGAGGGCGGCACCGGCGCCGCCCCGCTGGTCTTCAGCGATCACGTCGCGCTGCCGTGGAAGCTCGGCTTCGCGGCGGTCTACCGGGCGCTGGCCGAGGAGGGCGTCCACGAGGACCTCGTCTTCATCGGCTCGGGCCGGCTCGGCTTCCCCGAGTCCGCGCTCCTGGCGCTGGCGATGGGCTGCGATCTGATCAACGTCGCGCGCGAGGCGATGCTGGCGATCGGCTGCATCCAGGCCCAGCGCTGCCACACCGGCCACTGCCCGACCGGCATCGCCACCCAGAACCGCTGGCTGATGCGCGGCCTCGATCCCACGCTCAAGAGCGCGCGCCTGGCCAACTACCTGGTGACGCTGCGCAAGGATCTGCTCCAGCTCGCCCACGCCTGCGGCCAGGTCCACCCGGCGCTGGTGCCGCTCGACAGCCTCGACGTCATCGACGGGCTGGTCCGGCGCTCCGCCAGCGAGGTGTTCGGGTACGCGCCCGGCTGGGGCCTGCCGCCGGCCGACGAGCGCGCGGCGATCGCCGCGGTCATGACCGCCGCCGCCGCGTGA